In the Sinorhizobium garamanticum genome, one interval contains:
- a CDS encoding type II toxin-antitoxin system prevent-host-death family antitoxin, translated as MPRTGGSYSTSDLSRKSGDIIAEALRHPVTITQRNKPRLVLLNIDDYERLMRQSDARSVGTLETMPGELLNEFEAAVDAYAETDETNR; from the coding sequence ATGCCCCGCACCGGTGGTTCCTATTCGACAAGCGATCTTTCCCGGAAGTCCGGCGATATCATCGCCGAGGCGTTGCGCCATCCGGTCACGATTACCCAACGCAACAAGCCGCGCCTCGTACTTCTTAACATCGATGACTACGAACGGCTGATGCGGCAATCCGATGCCCGTTCAGTCGGCACACTCGAAACCATGCCGGGCGAGCTGCTCAACGAATTCGAGGCGGCGGTCGACGCCTATGCGGAGACCGACGAGACCAACCGATGA
- a CDS encoding DUF736 domain-containing protein: MATIGTFTSTENGFTGSIRTLALNVKARIARIENPSDKGPHFRIYAGAVELGAAWQKRSEQDRDYLSVKLDDPSFPAPIYATLTAAEGEDGFQLIWSRPNRD; encoded by the coding sequence ATGGCTACCATCGGCACCTTCACCTCTACCGAAAACGGCTTCACCGGCTCGATCCGCACCCTCGCCCTGAACGTGAAGGCTCGCATCGCCCGCATCGAAAATCCCTCGGACAAGGGCCCGCACTTCCGCATTTACGCCGGGGCCGTCGAACTGGGTGCCGCGTGGCAGAAGCGCTCCGAGCAGGACCGTGACTACCTCTCGGTCAAGCTCGACGACCCGAGCTTTCCGGCTCCGATCTACGCGACGCTGACGGCAGCCGAGGGCGAAGATGGCTTCCAGCTCATCTGGTCGCGCCCGAACCGGGACTGA
- a CDS encoding helix-turn-helix domain-containing protein: protein MRPGGNRKRAAEMLGISRAQVYRLLKEQSPAWRSIFVAHDVAATRTFRTAFG, encoded by the coding sequence GTGCGACCCGGAGGCAATAGGAAGCGTGCAGCCGAGATGCTCGGCATCAGCCGGGCGCAGGTCTATCGGCTGTTGAAGGAGCAAAGTCCTGCATGGCGGAGCATTTTCGTCGCGCATGACGTCGCTGCTACCCGGACATTCCGAACCGCATTCGGTTAA